In the genome of Streptomyces sp. NBC_00190, one region contains:
- a CDS encoding ABC transporter ATP-binding protein codes for MIGVAPPEYDPAAPESAATLPVGTSATVRGYVRGLFRRHRRAFAVLVGVNAVAVIASMVGPYLLGRVVDDLAAGARELHLERVALLFAVALAVQALFVRLVRLRGAMLGEEMLADLREDFLVRSVGLPPGVLERAGTGDLLSRITTDIDRLANAMREAVPQLAIGVVWAGLLFGALAVTAPQLALAALVALPVLVIGCRWYFRRAPSAYRSEAAGYAAVAAALTETVDAGRTVEAHRLGKDRIALSERRIKQWTAWERYTLFLRTVLFPVVNVTYVTILGSVLMIGGYCVLRGWMSVGQLTTGALLAQMMVDPIGLILRWYDELQIAQVSLARLVGVREIEPDAGDPRVGPEGREVRADEVRFGYREGVDVLHEVSMSVPPGTRMALVGPSGAGKSTLGRLLAGIYAPRTGEITLGGARLSRMQAERVREHVALVNQEHHVFVGSLRDNLRLARTGAADTELWAALGAVDADGWARALEAGLDTEVGSGGTALTPAQAQQVALARLVLADPHTLVLDEATSLLDPRAARHLERSLARVLDGRTVIAIAHRLHTAHDADVIAVVEGGRISELGSHDELVAADGAYAALWRSWHG; via the coding sequence ATGATCGGCGTGGCACCGCCGGAGTACGATCCGGCGGCCCCCGAGTCGGCCGCGACCCTGCCCGTGGGCACGTCGGCGACCGTACGGGGCTATGTGCGCGGCCTGTTCCGGCGACACCGGCGGGCCTTCGCGGTGCTGGTGGGCGTCAACGCCGTCGCGGTGATCGCCTCCATGGTCGGCCCGTACCTGCTGGGCCGGGTCGTGGACGATCTCGCGGCGGGGGCGCGGGAGCTCCATCTGGAGCGCGTGGCGCTGCTGTTCGCGGTGGCTCTCGCCGTCCAGGCGCTCTTCGTCCGGCTGGTCCGGCTGCGCGGGGCGATGCTCGGCGAGGAGATGCTCGCCGATCTGCGCGAGGACTTCCTGGTGCGGTCCGTGGGGCTGCCGCCCGGTGTGCTGGAGCGCGCGGGCACCGGTGACCTGCTGTCGCGGATCACCACCGACATCGACCGGCTCGCCAACGCCATGCGCGAGGCCGTGCCGCAGCTGGCCATCGGCGTGGTGTGGGCGGGGCTGCTCTTCGGGGCGCTCGCGGTGACGGCGCCGCAGCTCGCGCTGGCCGCGCTGGTGGCGCTTCCGGTGCTGGTGATCGGCTGCCGCTGGTACTTCCGGCGGGCGCCGTCGGCGTACCGCTCGGAGGCGGCCGGCTACGCGGCGGTCGCGGCCGCGCTCACCGAGACGGTGGACGCGGGCCGCACGGTCGAGGCGCACCGTCTCGGGAAGGACCGGATCGCGCTGTCCGAGCGCCGGATCAAGCAGTGGACGGCGTGGGAGCGGTACACGCTGTTCCTGCGGACGGTCCTGTTCCCCGTCGTCAACGTCACGTACGTGACGATCCTCGGCTCCGTGCTGATGATCGGCGGGTACTGCGTGCTGCGGGGCTGGATGTCGGTGGGACAGCTGACCACGGGTGCACTGCTGGCCCAGATGATGGTCGATCCGATCGGGCTGATCCTGCGCTGGTACGACGAACTGCAGATCGCCCAGGTCTCGCTGGCCCGGCTGGTGGGCGTGCGGGAGATCGAGCCGGACGCCGGGGACCCGAGGGTCGGGCCCGAGGGCCGGGAGGTCCGGGCGGACGAGGTGCGCTTCGGCTACCGGGAGGGCGTGGACGTACTGCACGAGGTGTCGATGTCCGTGCCGCCGGGCACCCGGATGGCGCTCGTCGGCCCCTCGGGTGCGGGCAAGTCCACGCTGGGCCGGCTGCTCGCGGGCATCTACGCGCCGCGGACCGGCGAGATCACCCTCGGCGGGGCGCGGCTGTCGCGGATGCAGGCGGAGCGGGTGCGCGAGCACGTGGCACTCGTCAACCAGGAGCACCACGTGTTCGTGGGTTCGCTGCGGGACAACCTGCGCCTGGCCAGGACGGGCGCCGCGGACACGGAGCTGTGGGCGGCGCTGGGTGCGGTGGACGCGGACGGCTGGGCACGCGCCCTGGAGGCCGGCCTGGACACCGAGGTCGGCTCCGGGGGCACGGCGCTGACCCCGGCTCAGGCGCAGCAGGTCGCGCTGGCCCGGCTGGTGCTGGCGGACCCGCACACGCTGGTGCTGGACGAGGCGACCTCATTGCTGGACCCGCGTGCGGCACGGCACCTGGAGCGTTCGCTGGCCCGGGTGCTGGACGGCCGTACGGTCATCGCGATCGCCCACCGGCTGCACACCGCGCACGACGCGGATGTGATCGCGGTGGTCGAGGGCGGCAGGATCAGCGAACTCGGATCGCACGACGAGCTGGTCGCCGCCGACGGCGCGTACGCGGCGCTGTGGCGGTCCTGGCACGGGTGA
- a CDS encoding ABC transporter ATP-binding protein, producing the protein MRDEPNWTPSKVPLDPDRPAPAEQPRELRRIMGLFRPYRGRLAVVGLLVAASSLVGVASPFLLKEILDVAIPEGRTGLLSLLALGMILTAVVTSVFGVLQTLISTTVGQRVMHDLRTAVYAQLQRMPLAFFTRTRTGEVQSRIANDIGGMQATVTSTATSLVSNLTAVIASVVAMLALDWRLTLVSLLLLPVFVWISRRVGRERKKITTQRQKQMAAMAATVTESLSVSGILLGRTMGRSGSLTSAFSEESEKLVGLEVRSSMAGRWRMSTIGIVMAAMPALIYWAAGIALQTGAPSLSVGTLVAFVTLQQGLFRPAVSLLSTGVQIQTSLALFARIFEYLDLPVDITEREDAVRLERAKGEIRLEDVHFAYDARSGPTLTGIDITVPAGGSLAVVGPTGSGKSTLSYLVPRLYDVTGGRVALDGVDVRDLDFDSLARSIGVVSQETYLFHASVADNLRFAKPDATDEEITEAARAAQIHDHIESLPDGYQTLVGERGYRFSGGEKQRLAIARTILRDPPVLILDEATSALDTRTEHAVQRAIDNLSQGRTTITIAHRLSTVRDADQIVVLDAGRIAERGTHEELLKADGRYAALVRRDRDAAQPPPTAVQDAELAPVNV; encoded by the coding sequence ATGCGCGACGAACCGAACTGGACCCCATCGAAAGTCCCCCTCGACCCCGACCGGCCCGCCCCGGCGGAGCAGCCGCGCGAGCTGCGCCGCATCATGGGCCTCTTCCGGCCCTACCGCGGCCGCCTCGCCGTAGTCGGCCTGCTGGTCGCCGCCTCCTCGCTGGTCGGCGTCGCCTCGCCGTTCCTCCTGAAGGAGATCCTGGACGTCGCGATCCCCGAGGGCCGTACCGGGCTGCTCAGCCTGCTCGCCCTCGGCATGATCCTCACGGCGGTCGTCACCAGCGTCTTCGGCGTGCTCCAGACCCTGATCTCCACCACGGTCGGCCAGCGCGTCATGCACGACCTGCGGACCGCCGTCTACGCCCAGCTCCAGCGGATGCCGCTGGCCTTCTTCACCCGGACCCGCACCGGTGAGGTGCAGTCCCGCATAGCCAACGACATCGGCGGCATGCAGGCCACCGTCACCTCCACCGCGACCTCACTCGTCTCCAACCTGACGGCCGTCATCGCCTCCGTCGTCGCCATGCTCGCGCTCGACTGGCGGCTCACCCTGGTGTCGCTGCTCCTGCTCCCCGTCTTCGTGTGGATCAGCCGACGGGTCGGCCGCGAGCGGAAGAAGATCACCACGCAGCGGCAGAAGCAGATGGCCGCCATGGCCGCGACCGTGACCGAGTCGCTGTCGGTGAGCGGCATCCTGCTGGGCCGCACGATGGGCCGCTCCGGGTCCCTCACGTCCGCGTTCTCGGAGGAGTCCGAGAAGCTCGTCGGCCTCGAGGTGCGCTCCAGCATGGCCGGACGCTGGCGGATGTCCACCATCGGCATCGTCATGGCGGCCATGCCCGCGCTCATCTACTGGGCCGCCGGCATAGCCCTCCAGACGGGCGCCCCCTCGCTCTCCGTCGGCACCCTCGTCGCCTTCGTCACCCTCCAGCAGGGCTTGTTCCGGCCCGCCGTGAGCCTGCTGTCGACCGGTGTGCAGATCCAGACCTCGCTCGCCCTCTTCGCCCGCATCTTCGAGTACCTCGACCTGCCGGTGGACATCACCGAGCGCGAGGACGCGGTGCGCCTGGAGCGGGCCAAGGGCGAGATCCGCCTGGAGGACGTGCACTTCGCGTACGACGCCCGGAGCGGCCCGACCCTCACGGGAATCGACATCACCGTCCCGGCCGGCGGCTCCCTCGCCGTGGTCGGCCCGACCGGCTCCGGCAAGAGCACGCTCAGCTACCTGGTGCCCCGGCTCTACGACGTCACCGGCGGACGGGTCGCCCTCGACGGGGTGGACGTGCGCGACCTCGACTTCGACTCGCTGGCCCGCTCCATAGGCGTGGTCTCCCAGGAGACGTACCTCTTCCACGCCTCGGTCGCGGACAACCTGCGCTTCGCCAAGCCGGACGCGACGGACGAGGAGATCACCGAAGCGGCCCGCGCGGCCCAGATCCACGACCACATCGAGTCCCTGCCCGACGGGTACCAGACCCTGGTCGGCGAGCGCGGCTACCGGTTCTCCGGCGGCGAGAAGCAGCGCCTCGCCATCGCCCGCACCATCCTGCGGGACCCGCCGGTGCTGATCCTCGACGAGGCCACCAGCGCCCTCGACACGCGCACCGAGCACGCCGTCCAGCGGGCCATCGACAACCTCTCCCAGGGCCGTACCACCATCACCATCGCGCACCGCCTCTCCACCGTCCGCGACGCCGACCAGATCGTGGTCCTGGACGCGGGCCGGATAGCCGAGCGCGGTACCCACGAGGAACTGCTGAAGGCCGACGGCCGGTACGCGGCCCTGGTCCGCCGCGACCGGGACGCGGCGCAGCCGCCGCCGACGGCGGTGCAGGACGCCGAGCTCGCTCCG
- a CDS encoding MarR family winged helix-turn-helix transcriptional regulator — protein MSSASDTDRLLAEQLLRLTRRLHRIQKRHMEPLGITPAQGRLLRLVSHYEDGQAPRMADLAARLEVVPRAVTTLVDGLEAAECVRRAPDPANRRVIRIELTDTGRATLRRLRNARTDAAEEILAPLTAEQREVLGGLLNALSDAPAERRC, from the coding sequence ATGAGCTCCGCCTCCGACACCGATCGCCTCCTCGCCGAACAGCTGCTGCGCCTGACGCGCAGGCTCCACCGGATCCAGAAGCGCCACATGGAACCGCTCGGGATCACTCCCGCCCAGGGTCGGCTGCTGCGCCTCGTCTCGCACTACGAGGACGGCCAGGCACCACGAATGGCGGATCTCGCCGCCCGCCTGGAGGTCGTCCCGCGCGCCGTGACCACCCTCGTGGACGGCCTGGAGGCGGCCGAATGCGTGCGCCGCGCGCCCGACCCCGCGAACCGCCGCGTCATACGGATCGAGCTCACCGACACCGGCCGCGCCACGCTGCGCCGTCTGCGCAACGCGCGGACCGACGCGGCAGAGGAGATCCTGGCCCCATTGACCGCCGAACAGCGCGAGGTGCTCGGCGGACTGCTGAACGCCCTGTCGGACGCCCCGGCGGAGCGCCGCTGCTGA
- a CDS encoding FAD-binding and (Fe-S)-binding domain-containing protein, translating to MPLLEPRPGALRPRSISGPAPDRVPGHRAAGTPEPLRTELAELLGPEKVLWKISDLVRYASDASPYRFVPQVVVIAEDIDDISAVLSYAHGRGREVVFRAAGTSLNGQAQGEDILVDVRRHWAGIEVLDGGRLARIRPGTTVFRANAALARHGRVLGPDPASAIACTLGGVVANNASGMTAGTTRNSYRTLSSLTLVLPGGTVVDTADPLADEELARAEPALCHGLMGIKAEIEADPALVARIRAKYEIKNTTGYRLDAYLDGNTPVEILRGLTVGSEGTLGFIAEVVFDTLPLDRELCSALLFFPSLPAAAAAVPLFNEAGAFAVELMDGNTLRASVSVAGVPADWADLPKDTTALLVEFRAPDEAGRDAYERRATRLLAGLDLVAPVASVTNAFTRDPRTIGGYWTARRAFIAAVGGARAPGTTLITEDFAVPPSRLAEACEALLELQAEHGFDSAVAGHAAHGNLHFLLAFDAADPADVERYAAFMDAFCRLTVERFDGSLKAEHSTGRNMAPFLELEWGAKATELMWRTKRVVDPEGVLAPRILLDRDPQAHLRGLKTIPRVEEVADPCIECGFCEPTCPSGDLTTTPRQRIVLRREMTRQQPGSTVLDGLLDSYGYDAVDTCAADSTCKPACPVGIDTGALMRDFRHRRHSAREERAAELAARRFRAVETATRLAVATADQVRSRFGDRLLEAVTGAARKAVRPDLVPRWLPQIPGAAARRLPSTRRVGASAVYYPSCVNRIFGGPDDRPGPSLPQAVVAVSERAGKPVWIPRDVTGTCCATIWYSKGYDAGNRVMANRIVEAAWGWTAGGRLPLVVDASSCTLGIAHEVVPYLTEGNRSLHAQLRIVDSVVWAAEELLPHLEIRRTAGSAVLHPTCSMRHLGDEGQLRTVAEACADEVVVPDDAGCCAFAGDRGMLHPELTASATAREAAEVTARPFDAHLSANRMCEVGMERATGRGYHSVLLELERATRP from the coding sequence ATGCCGCTGCTGGAACCGAGGCCCGGGGCGCTGCGCCCGCGCAGCATCAGCGGCCCCGCCCCCGACCGGGTGCCCGGGCACCGGGCCGCCGGCACCCCGGAACCGCTGCGCACCGAGCTGGCCGAGCTGCTCGGCCCCGAGAAGGTGCTGTGGAAGATCTCCGACCTGGTCCGCTACGCCTCCGACGCCTCCCCCTACCGCTTCGTCCCCCAGGTCGTGGTGATCGCCGAGGACATCGACGACATCTCCGCGGTCCTCTCGTACGCCCACGGCCGCGGGCGCGAGGTCGTCTTCCGTGCCGCGGGCACCTCGCTCAACGGGCAGGCCCAGGGCGAGGACATCCTCGTCGACGTACGCCGCCACTGGGCCGGCATCGAGGTGCTGGACGGAGGCCGGCTGGCCCGGATCCGGCCCGGCACCACCGTCTTCCGGGCCAATGCCGCCCTCGCCCGGCACGGCCGCGTGCTCGGCCCGGACCCGGCCAGTGCCATCGCCTGCACCCTCGGCGGAGTCGTCGCCAACAACGCCTCGGGCATGACGGCGGGCACCACGAGGAACTCGTACCGCACGCTCTCCTCCCTCACCCTCGTGCTCCCGGGCGGCACGGTGGTGGACACGGCGGACCCGCTGGCCGACGAGGAGCTGGCGCGCGCCGAGCCGGCCCTGTGCCACGGGCTGATGGGGATCAAGGCGGAGATCGAGGCCGACCCCGCGCTGGTCGCCCGGATCCGCGCCAAGTACGAGATCAAGAACACCACGGGCTACCGGCTCGACGCCTATCTGGACGGCAACACCCCCGTGGAGATCCTGCGCGGGCTGACGGTCGGGTCGGAGGGCACCCTCGGCTTCATCGCCGAGGTCGTCTTCGACACCCTCCCGCTGGACCGCGAACTCTGCTCCGCCCTGCTGTTCTTCCCCTCGCTGCCCGCCGCGGCCGCCGCCGTACCGCTCTTCAACGAGGCCGGCGCCTTCGCCGTCGAGCTGATGGACGGCAACACCCTGCGGGCCTCGGTCAGCGTCGCGGGCGTCCCCGCCGACTGGGCTGACCTGCCCAAGGACACCACCGCCCTGCTGGTGGAGTTCCGCGCACCGGACGAGGCCGGCCGGGACGCGTACGAGCGCCGCGCGACGCGGCTGCTCGCCGGACTCGACCTCGTCGCCCCGGTTGCCTCGGTCACCAACGCCTTCACCCGGGACCCCAGGACCATCGGCGGCTACTGGACGGCTCGCAGGGCCTTCATCGCCGCCGTCGGCGGAGCTCGCGCCCCCGGCACCACGCTGATCACCGAGGACTTCGCGGTGCCCCCGTCCCGGCTGGCCGAGGCCTGCGAGGCGCTCCTCGAACTCCAGGCGGAGCACGGCTTCGACTCGGCCGTCGCCGGGCACGCCGCCCACGGCAACCTGCACTTCCTGCTCGCCTTCGACGCCGCCGACCCGGCGGACGTCGAGCGGTACGCGGCCTTCATGGACGCCTTCTGCCGGCTCACCGTGGAACGCTTCGACGGCTCGCTGAAGGCCGAGCACTCCACCGGGCGCAACATGGCGCCCTTCCTGGAACTGGAGTGGGGGGCCAAGGCCACCGAACTGATGTGGCGCACCAAACGAGTCGTCGACCCGGAGGGGGTGCTCGCCCCGCGGATCCTCCTCGACCGCGACCCGCAGGCGCACCTGCGCGGTCTGAAGACCATTCCGCGGGTGGAGGAGGTGGCCGACCCGTGCATCGAGTGCGGATTCTGTGAACCGACCTGCCCCAGCGGGGACCTGACGACCACTCCGCGCCAGCGGATCGTGCTGCGCCGCGAGATGACCCGCCAGCAGCCCGGCTCCACGGTGCTGGACGGGCTGCTCGACTCCTACGGCTACGACGCCGTCGACACCTGCGCGGCCGACTCCACCTGCAAGCCGGCCTGCCCGGTCGGCATCGACACCGGCGCGCTGATGAGGGATTTCCGCCACCGCCGGCACAGCGCCCGCGAGGAGCGGGCCGCGGAGCTGGCCGCGCGGCGGTTCCGTGCCGTCGAGACCGCCACCCGGCTCGCGGTGGCCACCGCCGATCAGGTGAGGAGCCGGTTCGGGGACCGCCTGCTCGAGGCTGTCACAGGGGCCGCCCGCAAGGCCGTACGACCGGACCTGGTGCCGCGGTGGCTGCCGCAGATCCCCGGAGCCGCGGCGCGGCGACTGCCCTCCACCCGGCGGGTGGGCGCCTCGGCGGTGTACTACCCGTCCTGCGTCAACCGGATCTTCGGCGGTCCCGACGACCGGCCCGGGCCCTCCCTGCCACAGGCCGTGGTGGCCGTGTCGGAGCGGGCCGGGAAGCCCGTGTGGATCCCCCGTGACGTGACCGGCACCTGCTGCGCGACGATCTGGTACTCCAAGGGCTACGACGCCGGGAACCGGGTGATGGCCAACCGCATCGTCGAGGCGGCCTGGGGCTGGACCGCCGGCGGACGGTTGCCGCTGGTCGTCGACGCCTCCTCCTGCACCCTGGGCATCGCCCACGAGGTCGTCCCCTACCTGACGGAGGGGAACCGGTCCCTGCACGCGCAGTTGCGCATCGTCGACTCGGTGGTCTGGGCGGCCGAGGAGCTCCTGCCGCACCTGGAGATCCGTCGCACGGCCGGCTCGGCGGTCCTCCATCCCACCTGTTCGATGCGGCACTTGGGTGACGAGGGACAGCTGCGGACCGTCGCCGAGGCGTGCGCCGACGAGGTGGTGGTTCCGGACGACGCGGGGTGCTGCGCCTTCGCGGGTGACCGGGGCATGCTGCACCCCGAGCTGACGGCCTCGGCGACGGCACGCGAGGCCGCCGAGGTGACGGCGCGGCCGTTCGACGCGCACCTGTCGGCGAACCGGATGTGCGAGGTGGGCATGGAGCGGGCGACCGGGCGTGGCTATCACTCGGTTCTGCTCGAACTGGAGCGTGCCACCCGCCCCTGA
- a CDS encoding metal-dependent hydrolase produces MMGPAHSLSGAAAWLGVGAATAAAGHPMPWPVLVVGALICAGAALAPDLDHKSATISRAFGPLSRGLCEVVDKISYAVYKATRSPKDARRTGGHRTLTHTWLWAVLIGAGASALAVTADRWGVLALLFVHLVLAVEGLLWRAARMSSDILVWLLGATSAWILAGVLDQPGNGAGWLFTAPGQEYLWLGLPILLGALVHDIGDALTVSGCPVLWPLPIAGKRWYPIGPPKMMRFRAGSWVELKVLMPVFLLLGGFGGASALGFI; encoded by the coding sequence ATGATGGGTCCGGCGCATTCACTCTCCGGGGCGGCGGCCTGGCTGGGGGTGGGCGCGGCCACCGCGGCCGCCGGGCACCCCATGCCGTGGCCGGTCCTGGTCGTCGGGGCGCTGATCTGTGCCGGAGCCGCCCTCGCCCCCGATCTCGACCACAAGTCGGCGACGATCTCGCGCGCCTTCGGCCCGCTCTCCCGCGGACTGTGCGAGGTGGTCGACAAGATCTCCTACGCCGTCTACAAGGCCACGCGCTCGCCGAAGGACGCCCGCCGCACCGGGGGCCACCGCACCCTGACGCACACCTGGCTCTGGGCCGTCCTGATAGGCGCAGGTGCGTCCGCGCTCGCCGTGACCGCCGACCGCTGGGGCGTGCTCGCGCTGCTCTTCGTCCACCTGGTGCTCGCGGTCGAAGGCCTGCTGTGGCGGGCCGCCCGGATGTCCAGCGACATCCTCGTCTGGCTGCTCGGCGCGACCAGCGCGTGGATCCTGGCCGGTGTGCTCGACCAGCCCGGCAACGGCGCGGGCTGGCTGTTCACCGCGCCGGGGCAGGAGTACCTCTGGCTCGGCCTGCCGATCCTGCTCGGAGCCCTGGTCCACGACATCGGCGACGCCCTGACCGTCTCCGGCTGCCCGGTCCTGTGGCCGCTCCCGATAGCCGGCAAGCGCTGGTACCCGATCGGCCCGCCGAAGATGATGCGCTTCCGGGCCGGCAGCTGGGTGGAGCTCAAGGTCCTCATGCCGGTGTTCCTGCTGCTCGGCGGCTTTGGCGGCGCCTCGGCCCTCGGTTTCATCTAG
- a CDS encoding ABC transporter ATP-binding protein: MQISDLPYPDPGVPDARSGPRFLVWLGRGQLGGQLKSLCWGLVHFGGIAGLPYAVGTGIDAVVDRDSTRLLLVGGLLVLLGAAISLGDAMLHRTAVTNWITAAARVQQLLARKTAELGSALTRRVAAGEVVAVSTGDVEKIGWFVEAVSRFLAAAFTVVLVCIGLLFYAPELGVVVALGVPLVALAALPLLPRATRRADIQREKAGKATELASDTVAGLRVLRGIGGEELFLGRYREASQEVRKAAVRSARMWALISAIQVLLPGTLLITVVWYGAALVADGRIAVGELVAVFSAVATLLYPLRHFEEIAMAYSFSRPSAKRAARVLSLTRTDAAERPPAAEAPEAPSPGADLYDPQTGLLAPAGRFTAVVCGDPDLAGRLAERLGGHPMDADADAAAGPSALLGGVALDELALDTARTLVLVQDKDPVLLSGTLRELFDVPSSGATPSGAALAAAQCADVLDALLQSAPDGVDDPMDARITERGRSLSGGQRQRLALARSLVTDPEVLVLDEPTSAVDSHTEARIADGVASLRAGRTTVVLASSPLLLDRADRVVLIHEGTVAAVGTHRELLHGEPLYRAVVTRETEEEQQVAPHGLTELEEALTEIEESA; encoded by the coding sequence ATGCAGATCAGCGATCTTCCGTATCCGGACCCCGGGGTACCGGACGCCCGCTCCGGGCCCCGGTTCCTGGTGTGGCTGGGCCGGGGTCAGCTCGGCGGACAGCTCAAGAGCCTGTGCTGGGGACTGGTGCACTTCGGCGGCATCGCCGGACTGCCGTACGCGGTGGGCACGGGCATCGACGCGGTCGTCGACCGCGACTCCACCCGGCTGCTCCTCGTCGGCGGGCTGCTGGTGCTGCTCGGCGCCGCCATCTCGCTCGGCGACGCCATGCTGCACCGGACGGCCGTCACCAACTGGATCACGGCCGCCGCTCGCGTGCAGCAGCTGCTGGCGCGCAAGACCGCCGAGCTGGGCTCCGCCCTGACCCGCCGGGTCGCCGCGGGCGAGGTGGTCGCGGTCTCCACCGGCGATGTCGAGAAGATCGGCTGGTTCGTCGAAGCGGTCTCCCGCTTCCTCGCCGCCGCGTTCACCGTCGTGCTCGTCTGCATCGGTCTGCTGTTCTACGCGCCCGAGCTGGGCGTGGTCGTGGCGCTCGGGGTGCCGCTGGTCGCCCTGGCGGCGCTGCCGTTGCTGCCCCGCGCCACCCGACGCGCCGACATCCAGCGGGAGAAGGCGGGCAAGGCCACCGAGCTGGCCTCCGACACCGTCGCGGGTCTGCGGGTGCTGCGCGGCATCGGCGGCGAGGAGCTCTTCCTCGGCCGCTACCGCGAGGCATCGCAGGAGGTCCGCAAGGCGGCCGTGCGCAGTGCCCGGATGTGGGCGCTGATCTCGGCGATCCAGGTACTCCTGCCGGGCACGCTGCTGATCACGGTGGTCTGGTACGGCGCCGCGCTCGTGGCGGACGGGCGCATCGCGGTGGGTGAACTCGTCGCGGTGTTCAGCGCGGTGGCCACGCTGCTGTACCCGCTGCGCCACTTCGAGGAGATCGCCATGGCGTACTCGTTCTCGCGGCCCTCGGCCAAGCGGGCTGCCCGGGTGCTGTCGCTGACCCGTACCGACGCCGCCGAGCGGCCGCCGGCCGCCGAGGCACCCGAGGCGCCGTCCCCGGGCGCGGACCTGTACGACCCGCAGACCGGACTGCTGGCCCCCGCAGGCCGGTTCACCGCCGTCGTGTGCGGGGACCCGGACCTGGCGGGCCGGCTCGCGGAGCGTCTCGGCGGCCACCCGATGGACGCGGACGCCGATGCCGCCGCCGGACCCTCGGCGCTCCTCGGCGGGGTCGCGCTGGACGAGCTCGCGCTGGACACCGCGCGCACGCTGGTCCTCGTACAGGACAAGGATCCGGTCCTGCTGTCCGGGACCCTGCGCGAGCTGTTCGACGTACCGTCCTCGGGGGCGACCCCGTCCGGTGCGGCCCTGGCGGCGGCCCAGTGCGCGGACGTCCTGGACGCGCTGCTGCAGTCGGCGCCGGACGGGGTCGACGATCCTATGGACGCGCGGATCACCGAGCGCGGCCGGTCGTTGTCCGGCGGGCAGCGCCAGCGGCTCGCGCTGGCGCGCTCCCTGGTGACCGACCCGGAGGTGCTGGTGCTGGACGAGCCGACCTCGGCGGTCGACTCGCACACCGAGGCACGGATCGCCGACGGGGTCGCGTCCCTGCGCGCCGGGCGCACCACCGTGGTCCTGGCGTCCTCGCCGCTGCTGCTGGACCGCGCCGACCGGGTCGTCCTCATCCACGAGGGCACGGTCGCGGCGGTCGGTACGCACCGCGAACTGCTGCACGGCGAACCGCTCTACCGGGCGGTCGTCACGCGCGAGACGGAAGAGGAGCAGCAGGTCGCGCCCCACGGGCTGACCGAGCTGGAAGAAGCACTCACAGAGATCGAGGAATCCGCATGA